CGCCCGGATCGCCCTCGCGGACGGCCCGTACACCCCCGCCGAGCGCGAGGTGCTCGCCACGGTGGGCGCCGCGCTGCGAATGGCTTCCGACGACGTGACCCGGCTGCTGTCGGCGGTCCGGGCGCCGTGAACGTGACCGAAACGGCCTCGGTACGGCCTCGGAACGGCCTCGGAACGCCTTCGCCGGGGTAACGATCCGGCCTCGTGCGACTGAAACCGCCCCCCTTCACACGCTGCGTGAAGGGGGGATTCGTGCGTTCCGGCCCCGGCCGTCCGCCCATTGGACACCCGTACGGACCTGTGACCTGCACGGACGGGCTTCGAGGCCACCGGCTTTACGCCCTTGCGGAGACATCCGCCACTGGAGATACCTACAGATCTGACATCCCCAGGCGTCAACACTTTGTGGAAGTCCACGATATCTGTGAGCACCCCCACAGGCGTTCAATTCCGGTCACACGACGAGACGCCGCCAGTAACACAGCGGGGCTTCGATTCACGTGAACGCACTGACAACCCTGGCGGATCAACGGGATACCGACCCACTTCGCCCAGGGATAACCAGATTCCTCTCGTTTACCTACCTCTTGAAGGGCAAGGCAGAGATGGCACGTGTCGCCGCCCGGCTCACCGAAAGCGGAGAGCCCAGCACGCACCCGGTCGACGAGGTGCTCCCCCTCCCCAAGCTCGCGCTGTACGGCTTCCAGCACGTACTCGCGTTCTACGCCGGTGCGGTGATCGTCCCGATCATCGTGGGCGGTGCCCTCGGCCTGACCACCGAGCAGTTGGTCTACCTGATCAACGCCGACCTGTTCACCTGCGGTATCGCCTCGATCATCCAGGCGTTCGGCGTCGGCCGGATCGGCGCGCGCCTGCCGCTCATCCAGGGCGTCACCTTCACCGCGGTCTCCCCGATGATCGCCATCGGGCTCGGAGCCGGCGGCGGGACGGCTGGCCTGCTGGTCATCTACGGCGCGGTCATCACGGCCGGCATCGCCACCTTCGCCTTCGCCTGGCTGCCCCCCAAGGCCTTCCGTACGGTCATGCGGCTCTTCCCGCCGGTCGTCACCGGCACGGTGATCACCGTCCTCGGCATCGTGCTGATCCCCGTCGGCCTCAACGACGCCGCGGGCGGCGTCGGCAGCCCCGGCTTCGGCGACCCGAAGAACTTCGCGTACGCCGGCGGCACGATGCTCTTCATCCTCGTCCTGATGAAGCTCGGCAAGCCCTTCCTCTCGAGCATCTCCATCCTGCTCGGCCTGGTCGGCGGCACCGCCGTCGCCTTCCTGCTCGGCGACGCCAAGTTCGGCGACGTGAGCAACTCGAACTGGATCGGCATCACCACCCCGTTCCACTACGGAGCACCGAAGTTCGCCTGGTTCCCGATCCTGCTGATGCTCATCGTCATGCTGATCACCATGGTCGAGACCACCGGTGACACCTACGCCGTCGGCGACATCGTCGGCAAGGAGATCGACAGCGAGACCGTGGCCCGCGCGCTGCGCGCCGACGGCGCCGCGACCGCCCTCGGCGGTGTCCTCAACTCCTTCCCGTACGTGGCCTTCGCCGAGAACGTCGGCCTGGTCCGCATGACCAAGGTCAAGAGCCGGTTCGTCGTGGTCGCCGCGGGCGTCTTCATGATCGTGCTCGGGCTGATCCCGAAGGCCGCCGCGATCGTGGCCGCGGTCCCGCACGGGGTGCTCGGCGGCGCGGCGACGGTGATGTTCGCGATGGTGGCCCTTGCGGGCATCCAGACCCTGGCCAAGGTCGACCTCAAGGAGGAGAAGAACGCGCTGGTCGTGGGTGTCTCCCTGGCCTTCGCGCTGCTCCCCGCGACCGTCCCGGTGCTCTTCAAGGACCACATGAACGCGGACCTGTCCTCGCTGCTCAACAGCGGTGTGACGCTCGGTGCCACGGCCGCGATCGTGCTCAACCTGATCTTCAACGGCCTGGCCAAGGACGATGCGCACCAGACCCCCCAGGCCGAGCTGCCCGCCCAGGCGGCGGCCGCACCGGATGCGGCGCCCGAGGCGAAGGCGGCGGGTGAGGCCGAGACGGTGGCCGAGGCCACGGTCGGCGCCGCCGTGACCGCCGTCGCCGCCGGAGCACCGAAGGCGGACGCGGACGACGAGGCCGCGCCCGCCTCCTGACCCTCCCAAGGGCGGAAGGCCCTCCGTCCGGACCCGGGTCCGGACGGAGGGCCTTCCGCCGTCCCGGCACAGGCGACAATGGGCGCATGAGTCTGTTCCGCGACGACGGCATCGTGCTGCGCACCCAGAAGCTGGGTGAGGCGGACCGCATCATCACGCTGCTGACCCGGGGCCACGGACGGGTGCGGGCCGTGGCCCGCGGGGTGCGCCGGACGAAGTCCAAGTTCGGCGCCGGGCTGGAACCTTTCTCCCACGCCGACGTGCAGTTCTTCGCCCGGGGCAGCGAGCTGATCGGCCGCAGCCTCCCACTGTGCACCCAGACCGAGATCATCGCTCCGTACGGCAACGGCATCGTCATCGACTACGGCCGCTACACCGCCGGCACCGCGATGCTGGAGACCGCCGAGCGGTTCACCGAGAACGAGGGCGAGCCCGCCGTACAGCAGTACCTGCTGCTGATCGGCGCCCTGCGCACGCTCTCGCGCGGGGAGCACGAGCCGAACCTCATCCTCGACGCGTTCCTGCTGCGCTCGCTCGCCGTCAACGGCTACGCGCCCAGCTTCACGGACTGCGCGAAGTGCGGGATCCACGGCCCCAACCGGCACTTCTCCGTCGCCGCGGGCGGGGTCGTCTGCGGGGACTGCCGGGTGGCCGGCAGCGTCGTACCCTCGTCTGAGTCCATCGCCCTGCTCAGTGCGCTGCTGACGGGCGACTGGGGGCATGCGGACGCCTGCGAGGCGCGGTACGTGCGGGAGGGCAGCGGGCTGGTCTCCGCCTATTTGCACTGGCATCTGGAGCGCGGGCTACGCTCCCTGCGATACGTCGAGAAATAGGAGCTGGGCACATGGCACGACGCGGGATTCTGGGACGCTCTCGCCGGGAGTACAAGGTTCCCGAGCCGCACCCGTCCGGTGAGCGCCCGCCGAAGATCCCCGGCGAGCTCGTCCCGAACCACGTCGCGGTGGTCATGGACGGCAACGGCCGCTGGGCCAAGGAGCGCGGCCTGCCGCGCACCGAGGGCCACAAGGTCGGCGAGGGCGTCGTACTCGACGTGCTCAAGGGCTGCCTGGAGATGGGCGTCAAGAACCTCTCCCTGTACGCCTTCTCGACGGAGAACTGGAAGCGCTCGCCCGACGAGGTCCGCTTCCTGATGAACTTCAACCGCGACGTCATCCGGCGCCGCCGCGACGAGATGAACGAGCTGGGCATCCGCATCCGCTGGGTCGGCCGCATGCCGAAGATGTGGAAGTCGGTCGTCCAGGAGCTCCAGGTCGCCCAGGAGCAGACCGTCGACAACGACGCGATGACCTTGTACTTCTGCGTGAACTACGGCGGCCGTGCGGAGATCGCGGACGCGGCGCAGGCGATCGCGCGGGACGTGGCCGCGGGCCGGCTGGACCCGTCGAAGGTCAACGAGAAGACCTTCGCGAAGTACATGTACTACCCGGACATGCCGGACGTGGACCTGTTCCTGCGGCCGAGCGGCGAGCAGCGCACCTCCAACTACCTGCTCTGGCAGAGCGCGTACGCCGAGATGGTCTTCCAGGACGTGCTGTGGCCGGACTTCGACCGCCGCAACCTGTGGGCGGCCTGCCTGGAGTACGCCCAGCGCGACCGCCGCTTCGGCGGCGCCGTCCCGAACCAGGCGGAGCCGGGCCGGTCCTGACCGCGGGTGCGGTCGGCCCCGTGCGAAAGACCGTCGCGGGGGATGTGCCGCGGCTATAGGGTCCGCTGTCATGGACATGGACGGGGAACAGGTGCCGGTACGGCTCGTCTACCGGATCACCACGGCGGACGTCGCGCAGGCGCTCCGGGCGCGTGACGCCCGGGTGCCCGCGGGGCGCCGCAAGCGGACGCTGACGGTCGGCTTCGGGGCGCTGCTGCTGGGCTTCGGGGGGCTGGCGCTGATGGGCGACGGCCCCCTCGTCAAGCCGCTGGTCACGGCCGGGGCCGGGCTCCTGATGCTCGTACTCGCGCTGCTCGGCCCGCAGCTCACGGCGCGGGCCTTCGCGGGGCTGCTGGCGAAGGCGGGCGAGACCACGGCGGTGGTGGACGCCACCGGCCTGCAGGTGAGCACCGCCGACACGCAGACGCGCATCAACTGGGCCGCGCAGCCGCTGTACACGGAGACGGCCGACACCTTCGTCACGCTCAGCGTCGCCAAGCGGGCGGTGGCGATGACGATCCT
The Streptomyces sp. NBC_01296 DNA segment above includes these coding regions:
- a CDS encoding YcxB family protein produces the protein MDMDGEQVPVRLVYRITTADVAQALRARDARVPAGRRKRTLTVGFGALLLGFGGLALMGDGPLVKPLVTAGAGLLMLVLALLGPQLTARAFAGLLAKAGETTAVVDATGLQVSTADTQTRINWAAQPLYTETADTFVTLSVAKRAVAMTILPKRGAADPADIDRLRAVLDRNLQRL
- a CDS encoding isoprenyl transferase; the protein is MARRGILGRSRREYKVPEPHPSGERPPKIPGELVPNHVAVVMDGNGRWAKERGLPRTEGHKVGEGVVLDVLKGCLEMGVKNLSLYAFSTENWKRSPDEVRFLMNFNRDVIRRRRDEMNELGIRIRWVGRMPKMWKSVVQELQVAQEQTVDNDAMTLYFCVNYGGRAEIADAAQAIARDVAAGRLDPSKVNEKTFAKYMYYPDMPDVDLFLRPSGEQRTSNYLLWQSAYAEMVFQDVLWPDFDRRNLWAACLEYAQRDRRFGGAVPNQAEPGRS
- the recO gene encoding DNA repair protein RecO; its protein translation is MSLFRDDGIVLRTQKLGEADRIITLLTRGHGRVRAVARGVRRTKSKFGAGLEPFSHADVQFFARGSELIGRSLPLCTQTEIIAPYGNGIVIDYGRYTAGTAMLETAERFTENEGEPAVQQYLLLIGALRTLSRGEHEPNLILDAFLLRSLAVNGYAPSFTDCAKCGIHGPNRHFSVAAGGVVCGDCRVAGSVVPSSESIALLSALLTGDWGHADACEARYVREGSGLVSAYLHWHLERGLRSLRYVEK
- a CDS encoding nucleobase:cation symporter-2 family protein, with product MARVAARLTESGEPSTHPVDEVLPLPKLALYGFQHVLAFYAGAVIVPIIVGGALGLTTEQLVYLINADLFTCGIASIIQAFGVGRIGARLPLIQGVTFTAVSPMIAIGLGAGGGTAGLLVIYGAVITAGIATFAFAWLPPKAFRTVMRLFPPVVTGTVITVLGIVLIPVGLNDAAGGVGSPGFGDPKNFAYAGGTMLFILVLMKLGKPFLSSISILLGLVGGTAVAFLLGDAKFGDVSNSNWIGITTPFHYGAPKFAWFPILLMLIVMLITMVETTGDTYAVGDIVGKEIDSETVARALRADGAATALGGVLNSFPYVAFAENVGLVRMTKVKSRFVVVAAGVFMIVLGLIPKAAAIVAAVPHGVLGGAATVMFAMVALAGIQTLAKVDLKEEKNALVVGVSLAFALLPATVPVLFKDHMNADLSSLLNSGVTLGATAAIVLNLIFNGLAKDDAHQTPQAELPAQAAAAPDAAPEAKAAGEAETVAEATVGAAVTAVAAGAPKADADDEAAPAS